CTAGTGCGCGTTCTTTATCCACGATCGAAGCTCCCTTTGCTACTCCGTAATCGGCGGAGCGGTTTGGTTTTGCAGGCTGACTTTTGTAATACATAATTATTCCGACTTAATCTCAAATCTTTTTATTTCTGTGTATTCAGCGCCCTGAGGTTGAAGAGTGCTTTGCATAAGGGATAGAGCGCTCACTTTTATTATTCCCAAGCTATGCGCGTCTACCGTTTCAAATGCCTTTGCAATATCCCCCACGTGACCCTTAACTCGGCCTATGGTCAGGTGAGCATGAAAGCCCCGTTCTTCGCCCTTAAAGCCTATTGGCTGTAGACACAATTCTACCACATTATAGATCTCTTCGAGCAAGTCATTTGAAGATTCTACGCCAATCCACAAAGTTTTTGGTCTCACCAAATTAGGGAAAGCGCCCCACCCGCCAACCTTAGCTTCAAAGCCTTTTAATCGAGCCGCCGCCGCTTCGAGAGCCAACCCTATCTTCTCAACCGCATCAGGGCTTTGCTCATCCAAAAACACTAATGTAAAATGGAAGTTCTGTGAAGCCACCCATAAGATAGACGCGCCTGAGAGTTGCTTTTTTAACTGCTCTTGCGCCCGCCTAGCCTTCTCGCGGAGGTCTTCTTCGATTAACAAAGCTATAAAGACTCGCATCCGCCCCTCAAAATACCTTTGTGAAGAAGCTCCAGCGCTCGATGCGCAGAACGCTCTTTAACGGTTTCCCGTTGGCCGATGAACTTATTTTCTTCAACAAATGAGCTTGCGCCATTCGCAATAGCGATATAAACTAATCCAACCGGCTTCGT
This region of bacterium genomic DNA includes:
- the thpR gene encoding RNA 2',3'-cyclic phosphodiesterase; the protein is MRVFIALLIEEDLREKARRAQEQLKKQLSGASILWVASQNFHFTLVFLDEQSPDAVEKIGLALEAAAARLKGFEAKVGGWGAFPNLVRPKTLWIGVESSNDLLEEIYNVVELCLQPIGFKGEERGFHAHLTIGRVKGHVGDIAKAFETVDAHSLGIIKVSALSLMQSTLQPQGAEYTEIKRFEIKSE